The Streptomyces sp. 135 sequence GGTGGGGCACGCGGTCAAGGACGGTGACGAGGGTGGCGTCGTGCTCCTTGGCGGTACGCAGCAGATGCCAGGGCACCGCGTCGGCGTACCGGGAAGCGGTGGTCACCATCACCCATACGTCGGCCGCGGAGATCAGCTCGGCGGCGAGGCAGCGGCTGTCGGGGACGAGCGAGTCGACGTCGGGCGCGTCCAGGAGGGCGAGCCCGCGCGGCAGGGTGTGAGCGGTCTCGATCCGCAGGGCGCGTTCCTGCTCCTCCCCGCCCCCGCCGCCGTCGCCGTACGTCGGCATGTCGTCGTCGTTGTCCTCCTCGTCCTCCCCTTCGCCGCCCTGCACGGACTTCTTCGGGGGCATCCACACGCGGGTGAGGTCGGGCAGGACGCGCATCCCGGCGAACCAGTGATGATCATCCGGATGGCAGACGAGCACCGGCGTCCGCGTCGTGGGCCGCAGCACGCCCGCCTCGCTGACCTGCCGGCCCACGAGGGAGTTCACCAGGGTGGACTTGCCCGCCCCGGTGGATCCGCCGATGACGGCGAGCAGCGGCGCTTCGGGCGCCTTGAGCCGGGGCACCAGGTAGTCGTCGAGCTGTGCGAGCAACTCGTCCCGATTGGCACGCGCGCGTGGCGCCCCCGGCAGGGGGAGCGGAAAGCGTGCGGCGGCGACACGCTCGCGCAGGGCGGAGAGTGCGTCAAGCAATTGAGGCCGTACGTCCAAGGTCACCACATGCGAAGAATGCCCAATTTTGATGGTTTTCTGAAGCATATGAGAGCCTCTGCGCGCCGATCGGACACCACGGAGGGAAGGGACGACTGGGGCGCAGGCATAACGAGTGCACAACACCCGTGGCGCGAGGCGCCAAAAGCGATGCGAGATTCGCACCTGCCTGCGATTATCAGGACCGCTTCACCGAACCTCCACATCGCGGCGCGGAGGCGAAGCACCAGGGACAGGGAGCCGGGAGCCCTATCCTTGTCCCCGGCAAGGTCACGGATCTCCCCCAACATCCGAACCCCATGCCACCCGGCCACACCCGGCCCCCGTAGCTCAGTGGATAGAGCAGGCGCCTTCTAAGCGCTTGGCCGCAGGTTCGAGTCCTGCCGGGGGCACACACGGCCTCTCACCTGCGGAAGCGGGCGAGGGGCTCTTTCAATGTCCGGGTGCACATCGCTCGCAGAGCAAGCGCCTCCACCCGGCCGCGATCGTGGGCGCAGACGAACTGCGGCGCCACGGCGACACACCCCCGTCAGCTGATCCGCATCCGAAACACGTGTGGCACCGGGTAGCACACCTCCCCTATCGTGGACAGCATGACAGCGCAGCCGTAGATCACTCAGCGCGATCTGTGTACCCGCTCCAAGGAGATCATGGACGCCGTTCAGGGGGACAGGCGTTCACTGTCGCCCGCGACGGACACCGCCTGGGCGAGCTGATCCCGCTCCGCCGCCGTCGCCGGTTCGTTCCCCGTGCCGAGTTCGTGACCACGTCGCGCACGGCCCCTGACATTTCGCCGGACGCCTTCCGCAACGACCAGGACGCCGTCGTCGAGCAGGAGTTGGACGACCCGTATGGCCGTTGAGTACGAGCAGGGCCTGCTCGACACCAACATCATGATCCTGCGCAAGTGGATCGACGCCGACGAGTTGCCCGCCGAGATGGCCATCAGCGCCATCACACTCGCGGAACTCTCCGCGGGCCCCCACCAAGTACGGGGCAGCGGCGAGCAGAGCGACTACGAGGAACACGCCGAGCGGGCCCGCCGCATGGACGTGCTGCAGCGCGCCGAGAACGAGTTCGACCCGATCCCCTTCGACGTGGAGGCGGCCCGTATCTACGGCAGGATCTCCGCCGCCGCCGTCTCCGCAGGCCGCAAGCCCCGTCGCCGTGTGGCCGACCTGATGATCGCCGCCACCGCAGCCGCTGAGGAACTCCCCCTCTTCACCACGCACCCCGACGACTTCAAGGGCCTCGATGACTTGATCACCATCGTGCCCGTATCCCGGCCCGAGATCCCGCATGACCGGTAGCACCGCACTTAAGTGACCGCTCGGCCCATGATGAACCGGGCGGTTCCCAGCCAATGAGCGCATGAGTGACAGCAAGCGCCTCAACGGCTTTCGTTCGCGAACGGCCTGCGAGTACGCAGGTGAGCACATCGCTCAGCCTCTGACACCTTCTAAGACGGTGCCCTGCGTGGTGAGGCGGACGAGGTCTTTGTAGCAGCGCGATCCGCACTCCGATGCGTTTGCCACGTAACCATTTCCGCAGGTCGATTCGGTTCCTCCGTCGCTCTCACCTGGTGGAGACATCCCACACCCCAGTATCGGAAAGCTGCCGCCGAAGTACCTTCCTGTACGCCAGACTCTGGTGTGCGGCACACGGAGGTGAAGTAGAGGAAGTCCGGTTGAAGCGAGTAAGGGAGGGCGACGCGGTGCTCAATGGGTGGTACGGACAGGTAGAGAAGACGGTCGGCAGACGAAACGCCTTGAGGTATACAGGCCTGGGCCTGGTGTCGCTCGTACTGACCGCTTGCGGCGGAAAGAAGAGCGGCAACGGCACGACGAACCCCGAAGGCAGCAAATCCGTCCGGGCCACGGTCACCGGAGCGGCGGTCGCGGCGTTCGCGCGTGGTTCTTGGGATCTGGCCATCCTCCCCAAGGGGCAGGTCAACGACGAGTACACGCGAATCAGCATCACCGGCCGCACGTGGAGCCTCGATGACGGGGACGTCACTGGATCGTACGAACTCACCAGCCGCGAGCTCGTGGTCACGGTGAACGGCCAAAGTTCGGAAAACGTCTGGGTCGGTACAGGGCTCCCGGGTACCGTCGGGGACGACGCGTCGTTCACTCTACGCTGGGGAGCTGACGCGTCATCCGATCCTGTTGACGCGGGCTCGCCGGTGGATACGACGCCCATCGCGTTGCCCGTGTCCTGGGACGGGCGGACGCTGAAAATCCAGGCGCAGAACGGAGTGTCTATCAGCGCCGTACGCGTCTGATACGGGGGGGCTTGCGGGAGGGCAAGGCGGATTTCCGCGCTCCGCGGATGTCTCCTCATAGGCTGACGGACTGAGTGCCGGACATGGTCGCAATACGGCGGCGATTAGCTCAAACCGCGAGCAGTACGAACAGACGCTCTGCTGGGGTTTGCCGGCCGCACCGCGTCGGCGATCACTGGGGAATCCGCCGCCCCAGGGCCTATCGCATGCAGAGCGAGCGCAGCCAGCGCGCGGACAGTCGAGACGGAATCAATGACTCACCCGCGGAGGAGTCCCCAAGTACCGGGCGTCGCCGTTGCCCAGAGACCGGGCCTGCTGGGCGAGGCTGCGGCCGAGCCCTTTGGCGCCCTCGACGGCGAAGCGTCGCTCGGACCACTGCTCGCACCATCGCATCAGCTGTCGGACGGTGCCGGCGTTGATGACGAAGCGTCGCTGGGCGAGCTGGTCCTGGCCCTCATCGCCGAGCTCGCCCGACACGAACGCCTCCCCACCATCGCCCTGATAGTCGGGGCCGCCGGACTGATCGGCGGAATGATCCTCGGCGCCGTCATCGCCGACTAGCCGGACCCGGGCCCGGCCCCCCGTCGGAGGCTGCGGCCCGGCCGCTGCCGGACGGGCCCCGGGCACTCCGCCGCTGAAGGTCTCAGCCCATTCCCCTGGCACTCGCCTCCCCGCGCCGCTGTGCTGGAGTCGTGGCCCCGGCAAGCTCTTCTTGCTGGTCCGGACGCAGACACTCGATCAGATAGTCGCCGGTGCCGGGGTCACGGCTCACTCCGTGCGTCTCGCTGCCGAAGCCGGGGAAGTGATGGTCGAAGGACTCCAGGGCCCTGAGGTAGCGCAGGAGAGGGCCGTCTTCCTGCCCGGCGCTCTCGCCCGGCATGAGGACCGGGATGCCGGGCGGCGTGACCGTGATCATCGCCGCAGCGACCCGGCCCGGCGCGTCCGACAGCGGGATCCGTTCGGTGCCGCCACGGATCAGGCGCTCATAGCACAGCTGGGGCGGGGCGACCGGTTCCGGAAGCTGCTGAAAGGCCAGGTCGAGGAGTTCCACCAGGCGGGCATCGCGCAGGTGGTCGTGCATTTCCCGGCACAAGTCGCGCAGGCTCCGTCCCGCGTAACGCCGCGGGTGCTCGGTGACCAGGGCGGGCAGGACACGGTCCAGAGGAGCGTCACCGTCGAAGAGGTCCTTGAAGTCCATCAGGGCGTCCAGCAACGTCCCCCACTTGCCCTTCGTGATGCCCATGGAGAACAACACCAGCGTGGTGTAACTGTCGGTCTTCTCCACGACGATGCCGCGCGTGGTCAGATAGGCGGTGAGCACCCGAGCCGGGATGCCCCAGTCCGACAGCGCACCGGTCGCGACGAGCCCTGGGCATGTCAGGGTGACCTTGATCGGGTCGAGCATGCAGTAGCCGTCGGTCAGACCGGGGAAGCCGTGCCAGTCGGCGTCGGGGTCGAGGTGCCAGCAGGACGGCTCGGTCCGCAGCAGCTCCGGCGGGGCCTCGTCGAACGGCAGCCGTGTCCCGCTGCCGGGGTCGGTCACTTCATCCGGCTGCCACACCCCGAAGAACCAGGGCGGCCGGTCCCCGGCGGACTCGATCCGCCGCCCGAGGCGCACCATCTCCTGCCGGAAGCGAACCGCCTCCGACACTGCCTCGTCCACGAGCCACTGGCCTTGCGGACCGTCCATCATCGCCGTGGCCACGTCCAGCGAGGCGATCATCGGATACAGCGGCGACGTCGTGCCGTGCATCATCAGTGTCTCGTTGAACCGGTCGTGCTCCACCGGCGCCCGCTGCGCGGACCGGACGTGCACCATGGCGCCCTGCGACAAGGCGGCCAGCAGTTTGTGGGTGGACTGGGTCGCGAAGACCGTCGGCCGGTCAGGGCCGGGGAACGCCTTCTCGTCCACCGACATGCCATAGCGCCCCGCATAGAGCGGATGGAAGCGGGCGTAGGCGAACCAGGCCTCGTCGAAGTGCAGCCGGGGGGTGACGGCCGCGAAAGCCCTGGCCGCCGCCCCCGCGTCATAACACAGCCCGTCATAGGTGGAATTGGTGAACACTGCGTACTGGGCGCGCGACGACACCGCGCCCCCCGTCAGGGGGCTCTCCGCGATGCGCGCCGCCACCGAGTCCGCTGCGATCTCAGCCGGTGGCAGCGGTCCGGCGAGGCCAAAGCCGTTGCGGCTCGGGACCAGGTACACCGGCCGGGCGCCGGAGACGACCAGGCCGTGCAGCACCGATTTGTGGCAGTTGCGGTCCACCAGCGCGATCTCGTCGCGGGTCACGCTGAAGTGGCCGACCAGACGGTTACAGGTGGAATCACCGTGCAGGACGAAGTAGGTGCGGTCGGAGCCGAAGACCCGGGCCGCATTACGCTCCGCCTCGCCGATCGGCCCGGTGTGTTCGAACAACGAACCGAGCTCCTCCACCGAGATCGACAGATCGCTGCGCAGCAGCCGCTCCCCGAAGTATTCGTGGAAGGCCCGTCCCACGGGTGATTTGAGGAAGGCCACACCGCCGGAGTGCGCCGGGGTGTGCCATGAATACTCGTGCGCGTCGTCGAAACGCCGCAGCGCCTTGAAGAACGGCGGAAGCAGGGCCTCCTGGTAGACGCGCGCGGCGGTGGAGATCCGCCCCGCGATGAACGCCGGCGTGTCCTCCAGCGGCCACACATATCCCACCACCGACTGCGACACCCACAGCGGAAGCTCACGCAGCCCCTCCTCCGCCATGACCAGGAACACCGGCAGATCCTGGAACCGGCGCCCGATCCGGCGCAGAACCAGCGCGCCGCCTGGCCCGTCCTCCGCTCCGGCTCCGGCTCGGGACGGAAGATCCCAGGCGACCACCGCAGCGGCCAGACCGGCTTCCGTCCTGAGCACCGCCTCGGCATCGGAGACGCTCACCACCCAGCGGACCTGGAAGCCCCGCGCCCGGATCCCCTCGGCGATCCGGGCCAGTTGTCCGGCGGTGGCGCCCGCGTCCTCCGGGTACTCCGCCACCGCGACCAGAACCGTGCCATCGGCCATGCCGTCCCCCTCCCCGGTGGCCCGCGCCACCCCGAAACACGAGTGTTGACGGCCCCCGCACGCACGATCACCCGACTCCAGCCAAACCACTCCATTGGGGCAAAACTGGGGCCATCGGCTGACGCGCCGACACCGATACCGTCGGATCACGGCGTCTCATCAGGAGTGTCCTGCGTTCCGCCGCCCTGCGGCCGCACCCCCGACGGCGGGATCAGCGGCTTCGCGATCCCCCCACAGCCCGTCCGGAACTCGGGTTCGGCGACGCTGGGCCGCCAGCACGGGACACATGGCCTGCGTCCCCGCGCTGGCCTCAAGCGGACTTCTCGATTCACGCCTCCCTGTTGGGGCGACGGCTCCCGGAGTGCCTCTCGCCGGCGCGATCTACAATGAAGCCGCCAGGCCGTCGCGGCCCGGTCCGGCGCGGATCAGAGAGGTTGCGGGACGGCTTGAAGTGCGCTAGCACACTGACCGCGAACCGCGAACCGCGAACCGCGAACCGCGAACCGCGAACCGCGAACCGCGAACCGCGAACCGCGAACCGCGAACCGCGAACCGCGAACCGCATAAGCCGCGCTGAGCGCGAGGAGGTTCGGGATGGCCGCGCGTTCCGCTGACATTCCGTTCCTGCGCGTTCCCGTCGGGCCCGATGCCCACCGCTGGAGCACCTTTCCGGGGGAGCGGCGGCTCGTCGTCGCCACCCGTACGCTCACCTCGACGATCCGCGCCCTGGAGACGCTGCCGCCGGTGCTGCGCGCGGATCCCCGCGTGTCCGTGGTCTTCGCCCACGATCCGACCTCCGCTTTCAGCGACGGCTCGCTCGACCTGCTCCACGACGCGGGCTGCCGTGTCATGCCGTGGGAGCAACTGCCGTACGCCGCCCCGGACCTGATCCTCAGCACCAGCGAGAACATCGACGTCTCCGAGGGTGAGTGCCCGGTGCTCGTGCTGCCGCACGGCATCGGCTTCCAGAAGTACGTGCCCGACTCCCGCTCTCCCCGCAGGCGGCTGTCGGGCGTCGCGCCCGACGCGCTCTTCGAGGCGGGCCGGGCCTGGACCGCCGTGTCGCATCCGGAACAGGAGCGGCAACTGCTCGCCGCGCATCCGAAGAGCGCCGGGCGGACCCTGCTCGTCGGCGATCCCTGCCTCGACGAACTGCTCGTCAGCGCGGACCGGCGCGGCGACTACCGGCGGGCGCTGGGCGTCGCGGACGGGCAGCGGCTGGTGCTCGTGACCTCCACGTGGGGGCCGACGTCGCTCATCGGCCGTGACCCCGGCCTGCCCGCGCGGCTCCTCGCCGATCTTCCCTGGGACGAGTACCGCGTCGCGCTGGTCCTCCACCCCAACGTGTGGTCGGCCCACGGCGCCTGGCACCTGAGGGCCCTGCTGGCCGAGGCCCTCGACGCCGGGCTGCTGCTGATCCCGCCGGTGCACGACTGGCGTCCCGCGCTCGTGGCCGCCGACGCGGTCATCGGCGACCACGGCTCGGTGACGCTGTACGGCGCCGCCCTGGCCAAGCCCCTGGCCCTGGCCGCGCACGGAGAAGAAGCCGTGCCCGGCACCGCTGCCGCCGACCTGGCGGAACTCGCGCCTCGGTTCGAACCCCAGGGCGGCCCACTGCGCCAGATCGAGGCCGTGCTGCGGGCCCACGCGGACCAGCCCGAGCGGTACGCGCCGGCGGTCTCCCGGGCCTTCGACGAACCCGGCACCGCACTCACCCGGCTGCGCACGGCGCTGTACGGCCTGCTCCGTCTGGAGCCGCCGCCGACTCCGCCACCGGCTCCCCTGGTCCTCGTACCGCCGGGCCCGCTCGCGACGAACGTCACTTCCTGGGTGGTCGGCACCCGCATCGAGACGGAGGAAGCGGGGCGGACCGCCGTGACCGTCCGCCGCGTCCCCGCCGCCGTCGGCGAAGCGTGGAGTGAGGAGGGCGAGGGAGGTGCGGGGGACGGGTGCTTCTCGCATCTTTCGGTCCGCCCCGGTGAGGAACGTGACCAGCGCCTGACCGAGAGCGCCTCGGTCCTGGTGGCCTCGGATCCGGCGCCGACGGCGGCCGCCGCCCGGAGTTGGGGGCGCGACGCGCTCGCCACGTGGCCCGGGAGCCTGCTGGCCGCGACCGCGCTCACCTCCGGGGACTGCCTGGTGGTCCTCCGTGACGGCCGGACCGTGCTGGCGTCGGCCGACGCCGGGAACCCCGACCGCGGGGCGGCGACGGCCTGCGCCGAGAGCCCCGACCCCGGGGCGGCGTCGGCCCGCGCCGGGAACCTCGACCCCGGGCTGGTGTCGGCAGCCCTCTACACCTGTCTCCGGGCCGGTCGGCCGCCGGCCGCCGGCTCCGTGACACTGCGCGTCGGCGCCCACCGCGACGACGTCCTTCTGTCGTCCTGGGCCCCGTGACCGCCCTGCCGACCGGCTCCCCGGCAGGTCTGCCGCGTCCGTCGGCCGCCAAGTGCCCTACTACACAGCCCTCCTTGATCACACTACGGTGGTCGTCAGCACGCGGGTTGCCGCCGATACGGCGGCTCAGCCGATACGCGAAGGGGGACCAGTGGCAATCGAGGTGGCGGCCATCGCCGCGTCGGGAGCGACGAGCACGCTGGTCGGACTCGCGGTCACCGAGGCGTGGACGCGTACGCGGGCCCTCGTCACCCGGCTCTTCAGCCGTCGGCAGGACGACGCCACGGCAGGGGACCAGCAGCTCCAGTCGGCCGTGGAGGAGCTGGCGGCGGCGTTTCAGTCGGAGGACCCGCACTCCCTGGGGGACGCCGCCGACCGGCTGCGGCGCAGGTTGCGCCACTCGCTGCGGGAGGAGTCCCCGGTCGCCGGCGAACTGGTCTCGCTCCTCCGTGACCTGGATCCGGAGGGCGAACGGGAAGGCGCCGGTGCGGCAGCCCCGTTCGTGACCGCCTCGACCGGCATCTCGTACGACGTACCCGCCGCCCCGCGCCCCGGCGGCCCGCCCTCCCAGGTCCCGGTACTGCGCACCCGCTTCGTCAACCGCACGGCGGAGATCACGGATCTGGACGGCTCGTCGGCAGGCGCCACCGCCGTCGCCTCGCACGTCGATGTCCGTGTGCTGGCCGGGCCGCCCGGAGTCGGCAAGTCCGCCCTGGCGCGGCACTGGGCGCACACCATGCGTGAGCACTTCCCCGACGGGCGGCTGTACGTCGACTTCGCGGCGCTGCGGGACCGCGCCGGTGCCGGCGGGGACGTGACGGACGCCGTGGGCCACTGTCTGCGCTCCCTCGGTGTCGACGACTCGCTGCTGCCGCCGTCCCTGGCCGAGCGGACCGCGCTCTTCCGGAGCCGGACGGCCGACCTGCGGGTGCTTCTCGTACTGGACGACGTGACCTCGCCCGCGCAGGTACGGGCCCTGGTCCCGCAGGGGCCCGGGAGCACCGTCCTCGCCACGAGCACCGCGAGGCTCGGCGAACTCGCGCTGGACGGTGCCCGGCCGCTGCCCCTGGAGCCCTTCACGCGGGAGGCCGCGCTTCTCCTGCTGGCCGACCGGTGCGGCGAGGACCGGATCGCCGCCGAGCCGGAGGCCGCGTGCCGGGTCGCCGACCTGTGCTCCGGGCTCCCGGTCGCCCTCCAGGTGGCCGCGGCGCGGCTGGTGAACGAGCGGCGCCTGACGCTGGCCTCGCTCGCCGCCGAACTGGCCGACGACAAGCGCCGGTTGTCCGCCCTGAGCGTGGGGGGCGAGTCCCCCGTCACCGCCGTCCTTGACGCCTCCTACCGGCAGCTGTCACCGGAGCTGGCGCACGGGTACCGGCTTCTCGGCTGGGTCCCCGGCCACTGCTTCGACGCGGCGACAGCCGCTGCCGCGCTCGGCTCCGACGTGGCGGCCGCCCAGCTCCTCCTCGACGTCCTGGAGGACATGAGCCTGCTGGAGACGGCGGAGGACCGCCGGTACCGGTTCCACGGGCTCGTGCGCGTCCACGCCCGTGAGCGTGCGGCCGCCGAGGAGCCCGCGGACGCCGAAGGCGCGGTGGTGCGGCGGGTCCTGACCCACTACCTGGCGCTCACGGCGTTCGCCGACCGCTCGGTGCGCGCCGACCGGACGCGTGCGGCCGACCTCCGTCCGCTGCTCGCGGGGCGCGCCGACCCCTTCGCGGCCCACGCCGGTCCCCGGCCGCTGGACTGGCTGGCGGCCGAGCGGGCCAACATCATGGCGGTGCTGCGCGCAGCCGGTGCCCACCGGCTGTACACGCCCGGATGGCAGCTCGCGGAGTGCTTCACCGTGCTGTTCCTGCACCACAGGCACCTCGGTGACTGGAAGGAGTCCCTGGAGCTGGGCGCCGGGTACGCGCGCTCCGCCGTCGCCCCGGCAGCCGAGGCCCGGCTGCGCAGCCTGCTCTCCCGCCCGCTCATGGACCTCGGCGAGCACGAAAGGGCGGAGCGGGAGCTGACCGCGGCGCTGGCCTGCGCGGAGGTCTCCGGTGACCTGGTGCTGCTCGCGTCCGCGCTGGAGTTCTCGGGCCGCTACTGGGACCGCTTCGATCCGGCCCGTGCGATCGCGGCGTACCGGCGCTCCATGGAGCTGAACCTCCGGGCCGGCGAGGCACGCGGCGCCGCCATCGCCGCCTTCTTCCTCGGGCGGGCCGAGGACGCGAGCGGCGACTTCACCCACGCCCTCGCCACCCTCCGGCAGGCCCGCACGGACCTGCTGGCCCTGCCTTCTCCCGACCACCGCATGGCGGCCCGGGCCACCGCCGCGCTCGGCCGGTGCCTGGACCACCTGGGCCGGACCGGTGAAGCCGTACCCGTCCTGCGAGAGGCCGCGCGGTCGCTGGAGGACCTCGAAGCGTACGCCTACGAAGCCGAGGCCCTGGTCGACCTGGCAGCCATCGCCGAACGCCCGGGCGGCGACCGCTCCCGGCTGCGGGACGACCTGGCCAGGGCCCTGGCCATCCACAAGGACATGGAGAGCCCGCTCACCGGGGAACTGGCCGAGCGGCTGCGCGCCGCGGAGGAGCCGCGCCGTTCGCCTCCCGAGTGATCAGCCGCTGGGTGCCGTGCCCCCGTCGTACAGCGCCTCGATCTCCTTGGCGTACGCCGCCGTCACCGCGCTCCGTTTGATCTTCAGGGACGGGGTGAGCAGCCCGTTGTCCTCCGTGAACTCCCCTTCGACGAGGGCGAACCTGCGGATGGACTCGGCCCTGGAGACCGCCGCGTTGGCGTGGTCCACCGCCTTCTGGATCTCCGCGGTCATCTCCGGGTCCCGGGCCAGCTCCGCGAGAGGCGTGTCCTTGGGGCGCTTGCGTACGGCGAGCCAGTGGCCGACGGCCTCGGGGTCCAGGGTGATGAGCGCGGCGACGTAGGAGCGGTTGTCCCCTACGACGATGCACTGCCCCACGGGCGCCCGGCTGCGCAGGCGGTCCTCCAGGACGGCGGGGGAGACGTTCTTGCCGCCGGAGGTGACGATGAGGTCCTTCTTGCGGCCGGTGATGGTGAGGTAGCCGTCCTCGTCGAGCGCGCCCAGGTCGCCGGTGGCCAGCCACTCGCCGGTGAGCACGGCGTCCGTCGCCGCCGGGTCGTTCCAGTAGCCGCTGAAGACGATGCCGCCCTTGAGCAGCACCTCGCCGTCCTCCGCGATGCGCACGGCCGTGCCGGGCACGGGCAGCCCGACCGTGCCGGGGCGCGGCCTCAGCGGTGGCGTGATGGTGGCGGCGGCCGTGGTCTCCGTCAGGCCGTACCCCTCGTAGATGATGATCCCGGCGGCGTAGAAGAAGAGGTTGAGGTCGCGGTCCAGGGGGGAGCCGCCGCTGATCGCGTACCGCAGGTGCCCGCCGACCTCCTTGCGGATGCGGCGGTAGACGAGGAGTTCGTACAGCGCCCAGCCGAGGCGCAGCCCCAGGGAGGGGCCGGGCCGGCGCGGGTCGAGGAACTTGTCCAGGTACGCCTCGGCGAAGCGCACCCCGACGCGCTCCGCCCGGTCGAAGGACGCGGCGCGGCCGATCTTCTCGGCGGTCGCCCGGCCGGTGTGGTGGATCTTCTCGAAGAGGTACGGGACGCCGACGAGGAACGTGGGCTTGAAGGCGCGCAGTTCCGGCCGGAGTTCGTCCGGCTTGATGCTCGGGCAGTGGCCGAGCTCTATGCGGGCGAGCAGGCACGCGATCTGGAGGCTGCGGCCCAGTATGTGGGCGAGCGGCAGGAAGAGGAGCGTGGCGGCGACCTGCCCGGTGATCTCCTTGAAGACGGGGTGCAGCAGCTCGACCGTGTTGGCCGCCTCGGCGTGGAGGTTGCCGTGTGTGAGGACGCAGCCCTTGGGGCGCCCGGTGGTGCCCGAGGTGTAGCAGAGGGTGGCGATGGTGTCGGGGGTCAGCGCGGCGCGCCGCTTCGTCACCTCCTCGTCGGGCACGTCCCTGCCCAGCAGCGTCAGTTCCGCCATCGCGCCACCGTCGAGGTGCCGGACGCGTGGTGGTGTCCCACCGGAAGCGCTGAGGGCCGCCTCGGCGGTCGCCGCGTTCTCGGCGGTCTCCGCGATCAGGAGGCGGGCGCCCGAGTCGCGGACGATCCACTCGATCTGCTCCGCCGACGAGGTGGCGTAGACGGGGACGCTCTGGCCGCCCGCCGCCCAGATCGCGAAGTCCAGGACCGCCCACTCGTAGCGCGTGCGCGACATCAGCGCGACGCGTCCGCCGGGTTCGAGGCCCGCCGCCATCAGGCCCTTGGCGGTCTCCGTCACCTCGCGGGCGAAGGCCGCCGCCGTCACCGGCTGCCACCGGCCGCCCTGCTTGCGGCGCAGCACCACGGCGTCGGGGGCCTCGTGCGCGTTGACGAAAGGGATGTCGGCGGTACTGCCCGTGGTGGCCCGCGCGGCCAGTGGGGCGGTGCGGGCCTCGCGCACGGTGCCGTGCTCGTCCCTGACGAGTTCGACCCGGGCGCCGTCCGCGAGCCCGCTGCGGCGCTGTGCCCTTCTCAGATCCTTGCGTACGCCCATGACGGCTCCCGGGGTCCGGTTCACGGAGGTGCTGCTCGGTGTGGTGCCCGCTTGCTCACGGCCTGCTTGCTCACGGCCCGCTTGCTTACGCGGCCGTCAACTTACTCGCCCGTAAGGAAAATTCAATGGGCCGGGCAGCGGCAGTCGTACACGTTTTCCCGCACCGCCCGCCCCCGCCGTACGCTGCCCCGGAGCAACTGCCCCAAGGTGATCGGGTTAAGGAGACGGGCCGTGGCGGACGACATCAGCAGGATCGCCGGACTGGATTTCGCGAGCGTCACCCCGGAGGAGTTCGCCCGCATCGTGAAGGGCCTCTCCGACAAGGAGATAGCCGGGATCGCCCGCGACGGAGCCCTGCGCAAGCGCGTCCTGGACGAGGTCTTCCGGCGCATGGAGCGGCAGTTCAGGCCGGAGGCGGCCGGCTCGCTGGCGGCGCTGCTCCGGTGGCGGGTCACGGGCAGCGGTGACAACCCCGAGGTCGTGTACGAGACGCGGATCGCGGACGGCGTCTGCACCGTGCGGGAGGGGCGTTCGGAGGCGGAGCCACGGGTCACGTTCGTCATGGGCGACGCCCCGTTCCTCAAGCTCGTCTCGGGCAACGCCAGTCCCGTCACGCTGTTCATGCTGCGCAAGGTCAAGGTCGCGGGGGATGTCGCGCTGGCGGCGGGGCTCACGCGGTACTTCGACATCCCCGGGCGGCCGGGCGCGTGATGCCGGGCGGGGCGTAGCCGGCCGGCGGCGCTCAAGGCCGGGGTGAGCTGCGCCGATGTAGGGCCCAT is a genomic window containing:
- a CDS encoding AMP-dependent synthetase/ligase produces the protein MGVRKDLRRAQRRSGLADGARVELVRDEHGTVREARTAPLAARATTGSTADIPFVNAHEAPDAVVLRRKQGGRWQPVTAAAFAREVTETAKGLMAAGLEPGGRVALMSRTRYEWAVLDFAIWAAGGQSVPVYATSSAEQIEWIVRDSGARLLIAETAENAATAEAALSASGGTPPRVRHLDGGAMAELTLLGRDVPDEEVTKRRAALTPDTIATLCYTSGTTGRPKGCVLTHGNLHAEAANTVELLHPVFKEITGQVAATLLFLPLAHILGRSLQIACLLARIELGHCPSIKPDELRPELRAFKPTFLVGVPYLFEKIHHTGRATAEKIGRAASFDRAERVGVRFAEAYLDKFLDPRRPGPSLGLRLGWALYELLVYRRIRKEVGGHLRYAISGGSPLDRDLNLFFYAAGIIIYEGYGLTETTAAATITPPLRPRPGTVGLPVPGTAVRIAEDGEVLLKGGIVFSGYWNDPAATDAVLTGEWLATGDLGALDEDGYLTITGRKKDLIVTSGGKNVSPAVLEDRLRSRAPVGQCIVVGDNRSYVAALITLDPEAVGHWLAVRKRPKDTPLAELARDPEMTAEIQKAVDHANAAVSRAESIRRFALVEGEFTEDNGLLTPSLKIKRSAVTAAYAKEIEALYDGGTAPSG
- a CDS encoding SCP2 sterol-binding domain-containing protein, with product MADDISRIAGLDFASVTPEEFARIVKGLSDKEIAGIARDGALRKRVLDEVFRRMERQFRPEAAGSLAALLRWRVTGSGDNPEVVYETRIADGVCTVREGRSEAEPRVTFVMGDAPFLKLVSGNASPVTLFMLRKVKVAGDVALAAGLTRYFDIPGRPGA